In Desulfovibrio sp. 86, the following proteins share a genomic window:
- a CDS encoding long-chain-fatty-acid--CoA ligase, with the protein MNTELYRPWFAHYDAFVPRITEPWDKPLYAMLDEAADKYPNRPAIIFHNTRISYKKLHESAELFAGALKRLGVKTGQRVALMMPNMPQTVIAFWGIIKAGAVVVMTNPLYMEKEIMANMQDSGAEHIVMLDMLWPRVSALRDRLPLRNFIITGAADALSFPLNWLYRLKKGRSKKAPIPYDGKNVFEWKKIFKGAERYSAPIADPMHDPIMLQYTGGTTGLPKGVTLTHSNLGTNCRQVLDIINVKAEDHHTFISLLPFFHVYGLTTGLIIPIALAATTLPLPRYVPQDVLRLIAKHKPTIFPGAPSVYISLLQQKNLAQFNLHSIKICVSGSAPLPREIFRQFQETTGASILEGYGLTEASPITHCNPLGRQGQKPNSIGMPLPGTDARIVDMEGGSLTLPPGKMGELIVSGPQIMSGYWRRPDESASALRNGWLYTGDLATMDEDGYFYIVDRKKDMVIVSGYNVYPREVDEVLLEHPKVQEAVSVGIRDDIRGEVLKAYVVPQEGEELTKADIIAWCRQKLAGYKVPRLVEFRKELPKTIVGKVLRRALREEEEAKMAKRKQRKAQNGTVPNAAGNGEEPMGHS; encoded by the coding sequence ATGAACACAGAACTGTACCGTCCCTGGTTTGCCCACTATGACGCCTTTGTCCCCCGCATTACCGAGCCGTGGGACAAGCCTCTGTACGCCATGTTGGACGAAGCTGCGGACAAGTATCCCAACCGCCCGGCGATCATTTTTCATAACACGCGCATTTCCTACAAAAAGCTGCACGAATCTGCCGAACTTTTCGCAGGGGCGCTCAAGCGCCTTGGCGTAAAGACCGGCCAGCGCGTCGCCCTCATGATGCCCAACATGCCGCAGACGGTCATCGCCTTTTGGGGCATTATCAAGGCCGGGGCAGTGGTGGTCATGACCAATCCATTGTATATGGAAAAAGAGATCATGGCCAATATGCAGGATTCCGGGGCGGAACATATTGTCATGCTCGACATGCTCTGGCCGCGCGTTTCCGCCCTGCGTGACCGCCTGCCCCTGCGCAATTTTATCATAACCGGCGCGGCTGACGCCCTGTCTTTTCCCCTGAACTGGCTGTATCGCCTTAAAAAGGGCCGCAGCAAAAAAGCCCCCATCCCCTACGACGGCAAAAACGTTTTTGAGTGGAAAAAAATCTTCAAGGGTGCGGAGCGCTATTCCGCCCCCATCGCCGACCCCATGCATGACCCGATCATGCTCCAGTACACGGGAGGCACCACGGGCCTGCCCAAGGGCGTTACCCTTACGCATTCCAACCTGGGCACCAACTGCCGACAGGTGCTGGACATCATCAACGTCAAGGCAGAAGACCACCACACCTTCATATCGCTTCTACCTTTTTTTCATGTGTATGGTCTTACGACCGGGCTTATCATCCCCATTGCCCTGGCTGCCACCACTCTGCCGCTGCCCCGGTACGTGCCGCAGGACGTGCTGCGCCTCATCGCCAAGCACAAACCCACCATTTTCCCCGGCGCACCTTCGGTGTACATTTCTCTTTTACAGCAGAAAAATCTGGCGCAGTTCAACCTGCACAGCATCAAGATATGCGTGTCCGGCTCGGCTCCGCTGCCAAGAGAAATCTTCCGCCAGTTTCAGGAAACCACCGGCGCGTCCATTCTTGAGGGCTACGGGCTTACGGAGGCATCGCCCATCACCCACTGCAACCCCTTGGGCAGACAGGGGCAGAAGCCCAACTCCATTGGCATGCCCCTGCCCGGCACCGACGCCCGCATCGTGGATATGGAAGGCGGTTCCCTGACCCTGCCCCCCGGCAAGATGGGCGAACTTATCGTCTCAGGCCCGCAGATCATGAGCGGTTACTGGCGGCGGCCTGATGAGTCGGCCAGCGCCCTGCGCAACGGATGGCTCTATACCGGCGACCTGGCCACCATGGATGAAGACGGCTATTTTTATATTGTGGACAGAAAGAAGGACATGGTCATTGTCAGCGGTTACAACGTGTACCCCCGCGAGGTGGATGAAGTGCTGCTGGAACACCCCAAGGTTCAGGAAGCGGTGAGCGTGGGCATACGCGACGATATTCGCGGTGAGGTGCTCAAGGCATATGTTGTGCCCCAGGAAGGGGAAGAGCTCACCAAGGCTGACATCATCGCCTGGTGCCGCCAGAAGCTTGCCGGATACAAGGTGCCGCGCCTTGTGGAGTTCCGCAAGGAACTGCCCAAGACCATTGTGGGCAAAGTACTCAGACGCGCCCTGCGCGAAGAGGAAGAAGCCAAGATGGCCAAACGCAAGCAGCGCAAGGCGCAAAACGGTACAGTGCCCAACGCGGCCGGGAATGGCGAAGAACCCATGGGGCATTCCTGA
- the ispD gene encoding 2-C-methyl-D-erythritol 4-phosphate cytidylyltransferase: MKPWAILLAAGQGSRLAAAADGRAKQFLHWRGAPLYWHSARAMSRSAVVAGIVFVFPQNGHAEHEERLRELHAAEDLGIPWLTAVGGEMRQDSVRNALSVLPADVRHVLIHDAARPFLTPALVRRVCEALQRGACGVIPALPVTDTIKTVADGLVTGTLPRQALMAVQTPQGFSSDLLRQAHAHARETGLSVTDDASLLEALGHSVHVVEGEAANVKITNPDDLALLQEAPALPRPCTGMGYDVHRYGPGRPMRLGGILIPAGPEVVAHSDGDVLLHALTDAVLGCAGLGDIGQHFPDKDPRFDNISSALLLDQALDMARQAGVRLCHADMTVVAQTPRLAPYREEIRKNIARLLALPPACVNLKASTEEGLGFTGRAEGIKAYAAVTAWAQDCPALVPPSPLQRDI; the protein is encoded by the coding sequence GGCGCGCCCCTGTACTGGCACTCCGCTAGGGCCATGAGCCGCAGCGCGGTAGTGGCGGGCATTGTTTTTGTTTTTCCCCAAAACGGACATGCAGAACACGAAGAGCGCCTGCGCGAGCTTCATGCGGCCGAAGACCTGGGCATTCCCTGGCTCACGGCTGTCGGTGGCGAAATGCGTCAGGATTCCGTACGGAACGCCCTGTCCGTGTTGCCCGCAGACGTCCGTCATGTGCTTATCCACGACGCGGCGCGCCCTTTCCTGACACCCGCTCTGGTGCGTCGCGTGTGCGAAGCTTTGCAGCGCGGCGCGTGCGGGGTCATTCCGGCCCTGCCCGTGACGGACACCATCAAGACCGTTGCTGACGGCCTTGTCACAGGAACCTTGCCGCGTCAGGCCCTTATGGCTGTTCAGACGCCGCAGGGTTTTTCTTCCGACCTTTTGCGCCAGGCGCATGCCCATGCCAGGGAAACGGGACTGAGCGTCACTGATGACGCCTCCCTGCTGGAAGCCCTTGGGCACAGCGTTCATGTGGTTGAAGGCGAGGCTGCCAACGTGAAAATTACCAATCCCGATGATCTGGCCCTTTTGCAGGAGGCCCCTGCCCTGCCACGTCCCTGTACCGGCATGGGCTATGATGTGCATCGTTACGGCCCTGGTCGGCCCATGAGGCTGGGGGGAATTCTCATTCCCGCAGGCCCCGAGGTTGTGGCCCACTCTGACGGCGATGTCCTCCTCCATGCCCTTACCGATGCCGTGCTCGGCTGCGCGGGCCTGGGCGATATCGGCCAGCACTTTCCCGACAAAGACCCCCGGTTTGACAATATTTCTTCGGCGCTTCTGCTGGATCAGGCTCTGGACATGGCGCGGCAGGCAGGCGTGCGCCTGTGCCACGCTGATATGACAGTTGTTGCCCAGACGCCACGCCTTGCCCCCTACCGCGAAGAGATCAGAAAAAATATCGCTCGCCTGCTGGCTCTGCCGCCCGCCTGCGTCAATCTTAAAGCCAGCACCGAGGAGGGACTGGGCTTTACGGGCCGCGCCGAGGGCATCAAGGCATACGCCGCTGTTACCGCGTGGGCACAAGACTGCCCCGCTCTTGTGCCGCCTTCTCCATTGCAACGCGACATCTGA